In one window of Rhinoderma darwinii isolate aRhiDar2 chromosome 7, aRhiDar2.hap1, whole genome shotgun sequence DNA:
- the GNG5 gene encoding guanine nucleotide-binding protein G(I)/G(S)/G(O) subunit gamma-5 yields the protein MSGTTNVSAMKKVVQQLRVEAGINRVKVSQAAADLKQFCMQNAQHDPLLTGISSSTNPFRPPKVCSFL from the exons ATGTCGGGAACAACGAACGTGTCCGCTATGAAGAAAGTGGTGCAGCAGCTGCGAGTAGAGGCCGGCATCAACCGGGTGAAG gtttcTCAGGCGGCTGCCGATCTGAAGCAGTTCTGTATGCAGAATGCACAACACGACCCCTTACTAACTGGAATCTCCTCGAGCACAAATCCTTTCCGACCCCCAAAAGTCTGCTCTTTCCTGTAA